From Acidobacteriaceae bacterium, the proteins below share one genomic window:
- the rmuC gene encoding DNA recombination protein RmuC, whose amino-acid sequence MPVALIALQILTLIVVVLVLLRKPAAPTAAVDPRLDLLAGADLPGQMARLDAKFAATDAHLRAELAALRTASAEEAARARTAAESASSQLRAEVLGSIQALGKTLNEGLDSFRADNKTDALALRKDVENQLGALQQRLIAFTSETTKHLNDSREALHTRLTELSAAQTSEQGKLRDAMQARLDKLNQDNTAKLEEMRQTVDEKLQKTLHSRLTESFGAVTEQLASVHKGLGEMTTLATGVGDLKRVLSNVKSRGIVGEFFLGQQLEQMFSPDQYVVNARIKANTQEAVEFALKVPNGADSTVLLALDSKFPVEDWERLEDAYDNGSDDDRKKASTAFERAIRNEGKRISEKYIDPPNTLPFAIMYLPTEALYAEVMRRPGLHAEVQQQCNVVIAGPSAFSMILTSFQLIYRQAKFKENLHDVHQVFMKAQDEFGNFAKLMETVEKQVGTVQNTIGKIRSKTTTVNRAFRKVNQLDLGTPLAGDSVSQNVLSLLAANEEEDQAEESSEPDLSL is encoded by the coding sequence ATGCCTGTTGCTCTGATAGCCCTCCAGATTCTGACACTTATCGTTGTAGTGCTTGTGCTGTTGCGGAAGCCCGCTGCGCCGACGGCTGCGGTGGACCCTCGGCTTGACCTGCTGGCGGGGGCCGATTTGCCTGGTCAGATGGCCCGGCTGGACGCAAAGTTCGCGGCTACAGATGCGCATCTGCGCGCGGAACTGGCGGCTCTGCGCACGGCTTCGGCGGAAGAGGCTGCGCGGGCGCGGACGGCAGCGGAGTCGGCCAGCAGCCAGCTTCGGGCAGAGGTGTTGGGCAGTATCCAGGCGCTGGGCAAGACGCTCAACGAGGGGCTGGACAGCTTCCGTGCCGATAACAAGACGGATGCGCTTGCGCTGAGGAAGGACGTCGAAAACCAGCTCGGTGCATTGCAGCAGCGGCTCATTGCGTTTACTTCAGAGACGACGAAGCATCTGAACGACAGCCGGGAGGCTTTGCACACGCGGTTGACGGAGCTTTCCGCGGCCCAGACCAGCGAGCAGGGCAAACTGCGCGACGCCATGCAGGCGCGTCTGGACAAACTGAATCAGGACAATACGGCCAAGCTCGAGGAGATGCGGCAGACGGTGGACGAGAAGCTGCAGAAGACACTGCACTCGCGCCTGACGGAGAGCTTTGGCGCGGTCACGGAGCAGCTTGCCTCGGTCCACAAGGGGCTGGGCGAGATGACAACGCTGGCGACCGGTGTGGGCGATCTGAAGCGCGTTCTGTCGAATGTGAAGTCGCGCGGCATCGTCGGCGAGTTCTTCCTCGGTCAGCAGCTTGAGCAGATGTTTTCGCCCGACCAGTACGTGGTGAACGCGCGCATTAAGGCAAACACGCAGGAAGCCGTGGAGTTTGCGCTGAAGGTGCCGAACGGAGCGGATTCGACCGTGCTGCTGGCGCTGGATTCGAAGTTTCCGGTGGAGGATTGGGAGCGTCTGGAAGACGCCTACGATAATGGCTCCGACGACGACCGGAAGAAGGCCAGCACGGCGTTCGAGCGAGCGATCCGGAACGAAGGCAAGCGGATTAGCGAGAAGTACATTGACCCGCCAAACACGCTGCCGTTCGCGATCATGTATCTGCCTACGGAGGCGCTCTACGCCGAGGTCATGCGTCGGCCGGGGCTGCACGCGGAGGTGCAGCAGCAGTGCAACGTTGTGATCGCAGGACCGTCAGCGTTCTCTATGATTTTGACTAGCTTCCAGCTCATCTACCGGCAGGCCAAGTTCAAGGAAAATCTGCACGATGTGCATCAGGTTTTCATGAAGGCGCAGGATGAGTTTGGGAACTTTGCGAAGCTGATGGAGACCGTCGAAAAGCAGGTCGGGACGGTTCAAAACACCATCGGCAAGATTCGCAGTAAAACGACTACCGTGAACCGGGCGTTCCGTAAGGTCAATCAACTCGATCTTGGAACGCCGCTGGCGGGAGATAGCGTCAGCCAGAATGTGTTGTCGCTACTGGCGGCGAATGAGGAAGAGGATCAGGCAGAAGAGTCGTCTGAGCCTGATTTGTCTTTGTAG
- a CDS encoding acyl carrier protein — protein sequence MAAVDEKVKQIIVEQLQVDEAEVTPGASFQEDLGADSLDVVELVMQFEEAFDIQIPDEDAEKIKTVKDAVDYIEKNKK from the coding sequence ATGGCAGCCGTTGACGAAAAGGTCAAACAGATTATTGTGGAACAGCTTCAGGTGGACGAAGCCGAAGTGACGCCTGGTGCGAGCTTCCAGGAAGACCTGGGCGCTGACTCGCTGGACGTAGTCGAGCTCGTAATGCAGTTCGAAGAGGCTTTCGACATCCAGATTCCTGATGAAGATGCCGAGAAGATCAAGACCGTTAAAGACGCGGTCGATTACATCGAAAAGAACAAGAAGTAA
- the fabF gene encoding beta-ketoacyl-ACP synthase II yields MQRRVVVTGLGLICGVGKTAPEVWEGLMAGKSGMAEIKAFDLTGHPVRFAAEVKDFDPHLFVDKKEARKMGRFIHFALAAADEAMKQSGLVVDESNADNVGVHIGSGIGGFDVIEREHTNLINGGPRKISPFFIPASIVNLAAGHVSIRYGAKGPNEATATACTSSAHSIGDAFRIIQRGDADAMIAGGTEGAITPMGVGGFAAMKALSTRNEDPTRACRPWDKDRDGFVVGEGAGILILEELEFAKARGANILAEVIGYGMSADAFHMTGMAPEGEGCFRAMNNALKSAGISPDKVDYVNAHATSTPLGDAMESQAIENVFGERAKNHTLLVSSTKSMTGHLLGGAGGLEAGITIMAMQHQTAPPTMNLENVDPVCRLNYVPNKPQAAKIDYALSNSFGFGGTNGSLVFKRWGAE; encoded by the coding sequence ATGCAGCGACGCGTCGTCGTTACCGGCCTCGGCTTGATTTGCGGGGTCGGAAAAACCGCGCCCGAGGTGTGGGAAGGCCTTATGGCCGGTAAGAGCGGTATGGCTGAAATTAAGGCCTTCGATCTCACCGGTCACCCGGTCCGCTTTGCGGCAGAAGTGAAGGATTTCGATCCTCACCTCTTCGTGGACAAGAAGGAGGCCCGAAAGATGGGCCGCTTCATCCACTTCGCTCTGGCAGCTGCGGACGAAGCCATGAAGCAGTCGGGCCTTGTTGTGGACGAGTCCAATGCGGATAACGTTGGCGTACATATCGGCTCAGGCATCGGTGGTTTCGATGTGATTGAGCGCGAGCACACCAACCTGATCAACGGCGGTCCTCGTAAGATTTCGCCGTTCTTCATCCCGGCTTCGATCGTCAACCTGGCCGCTGGCCATGTGTCGATCCGATATGGGGCGAAGGGCCCGAACGAAGCGACGGCTACGGCCTGCACTTCGTCGGCGCACTCGATCGGCGATGCGTTCCGCATCATTCAGCGTGGCGATGCTGACGCGATGATTGCGGGTGGCACGGAAGGCGCGATCACCCCCATGGGTGTTGGCGGCTTTGCGGCCATGAAGGCACTCTCGACGCGTAACGAAGATCCAACGCGTGCCTGCCGTCCCTGGGACAAGGACCGCGATGGCTTTGTCGTGGGCGAAGGCGCTGGCATTCTGATTCTGGAAGAGCTTGAGTTTGCCAAGGCTCGCGGCGCGAACATCCTGGCCGAGGTTATCGGCTATGGCATGAGCGCGGACGCGTTCCACATGACCGGCATGGCTCCTGAGGGGGAAGGCTGCTTCCGTGCGATGAACAACGCGCTGAAGTCGGCAGGAATCTCTCCGGACAAGGTCGATTATGTGAACGCTCATGCGACCTCGACGCCGCTGGGCGATGCCATGGAGTCGCAGGCCATTGAGAACGTCTTCGGCGAGCGTGCCAAGAACCACACGCTGCTCGTTTCGTCGACGAAGTCGATGACCGGCCACCTTCTGGGCGGGGCAGGCGGTCTTGAAGCAGGCATCACGATCATGGCGATGCAGCACCAGACGGCTCCTCCGACGATGAACCTGGAGAACGTCGATCCGGTCTGCCGCTTGAACTATGTTCCCAACAAGCCACAGGCTGCGAAGATCGATTACGCGCTGTCGAACTCGTTTGGCTTCGGCGGAACGAACGGCTCGCTGGTCTTCAAGCGTTGGGGCGCGGAATAA
- a CDS encoding nucleotidyltransferase domain-containing protein codes for MNSKREAIRRVVESHRACNARVFGSVLRGQDTAESDLDLLIDPTPETTLLDIGAIRSELAVLLGFPVDVVTPGALPEKFRHLVLAEARPV; via the coding sequence TTGAACTCAAAACGCGAGGCAATCAGGCGTGTGGTGGAATCCCACCGCGCCTGTAATGCCCGCGTTTTTGGTTCTGTCCTTCGTGGGCAGGACACGGCGGAGAGCGATCTCGATCTCCTCATCGATCCCACGCCGGAAACGACGCTGCTGGATATCGGTGCCATCCGCTCTGAACTGGCAGTGCTTCTTGGTTTCCCGGTGGATGTGGTGACTCCGGGGGCTCTGCCAGAAAAATTCCGTCATCTCGTGCTGGCCGAAGCCAGACCGGTATGA
- a CDS encoding DUF86 domain-containing protein has translation MNGQRLADYLGHIPDFAASHSNLPLLAAYEMRNAIAHGYFAVDFDIVWKTIQNDLSDLQQQVERLKHELAKSLE, from the coding sequence ATGAACGGCCAGCGTCTGGCTGACTACCTTGGCCACATTCCTGACTTCGCAGCGAGCCATTCCAATCTGCCCTTGCTGGCGGCCTATGAAATGAGGAATGCCATCGCACACGGATACTTCGCCGTGGACTTTGACATTGTCTGGAAGACGATTCAAAACGATCTTTCAGATCTTCAACAGCAGGTAGAACGTTTGAAGCATGAACTCGCAAAGAGCCTGGAGTAG
- a CDS encoding alpha/beta hydrolase, with the protein MAFLTVGKENNADIQIYYEDRGTGKPVLLIHGWPLSGASWEKQVAALLAAGYRVITYDRRGFGRSSAPSEGYNYNTLAEDTYKLIEALDLKDLTLVGFSMGGGEVARYLGKYNDGRVTKACFMASIAPALRKDGSNPEGVPAEVFEGIKQGIEKDRYVFLEGFLKNFYSKKLVGGTDISDAAIHASFNVAAASYYVGMLTCVDAWLEDFREDLKQVTIPVQVIHGNDDQILPIDATGNRMPALIPTAKLHVVDGGPHGLNWTHATEVNEVLLKFLAE; encoded by the coding sequence ATGGCATTTCTCACCGTTGGCAAAGAGAACAACGCAGACATCCAGATTTATTACGAAGACCGCGGCACCGGGAAGCCGGTGTTGCTGATCCACGGCTGGCCGCTTAGTGGTGCTTCCTGGGAGAAGCAGGTTGCTGCTTTGCTGGCGGCGGGCTATCGCGTCATCACCTATGATCGCCGCGGCTTTGGCCGTTCGTCGGCCCCGAGCGAGGGCTACAACTACAACACGTTGGCGGAAGACACCTACAAGCTGATTGAAGCGCTGGACCTGAAGGACCTGACGCTTGTTGGCTTTTCCATGGGCGGCGGCGAAGTGGCGCGCTACCTCGGCAAGTACAACGACGGACGCGTGACGAAGGCCTGCTTCATGGCGTCGATCGCCCCTGCGCTGCGCAAGGACGGCAGCAACCCCGAGGGTGTACCCGCCGAGGTCTTCGAGGGAATCAAGCAAGGCATTGAGAAGGATCGCTATGTCTTCCTGGAAGGCTTCCTGAAAAACTTTTACTCGAAGAAGCTGGTGGGTGGTACGGACATCTCCGATGCTGCGATTCACGCGAGCTTCAATGTCGCGGCGGCTTCGTACTACGTTGGCATGTTGACCTGCGTGGACGCCTGGTTGGAAGACTTCCGCGAGGACCTGAAGCAGGTGACGATTCCGGTGCAGGTCATCCACGGTAACGACGATCAGATTCTGCCCATCGACGCCACCGGCAACCGTATGCCGGCGTTGATCCCGACCGCGAAGCTGCATGTCGTGGACGGCGGCCCACATGGCTTGAACTGGACGCATGCGACGGAAGTGAATGAAGTACTGCTGAAGTTTCTCGCAGAGTAA
- a CDS encoding YIP1 family protein, which translates to MSDFATPLPDTTPEVGLSEVERLVDTFIAPTKTFMDIRRSSSWWVPFVLTCLLSWIFTFTVSKKVGWEAVAQQQIHASKSSADRFDQLPPETQAKQIHMAGTISTYIGYAMPVMFFIIMVVMTVVLWMSVNFGLGAETKFWQVFAVLTYAGLPKIFITLLSIILLWAGVGVDNFDIKNPVGTNLGYYLTDSPKWLQSFGSYFDIFSLWMLALMIIGLAVIGKKTKGQTAIIVLGWWALILLVSVGWAAVMG; encoded by the coding sequence ATGTCTGACTTTGCCACGCCCCTGCCCGACACCACGCCGGAAGTCGGCCTTTCCGAAGTCGAACGCCTGGTCGATACCTTCATCGCACCGACGAAGACCTTCATGGATATCCGCCGCTCCTCAAGCTGGTGGGTGCCCTTTGTACTCACCTGCCTGCTCTCGTGGATCTTCACCTTCACCGTCAGCAAGAAAGTCGGCTGGGAGGCGGTAGCGCAACAGCAGATTCACGCGAGCAAAAGCTCCGCAGATCGCTTCGACCAGCTGCCGCCCGAGACACAGGCCAAGCAGATCCATATGGCCGGAACGATCAGCACCTACATCGGCTACGCCATGCCCGTGATGTTCTTCATCATCATGGTTGTGATGACGGTCGTGCTTTGGATGAGCGTGAACTTCGGTCTCGGCGCGGAGACGAAGTTCTGGCAGGTCTTCGCCGTCCTGACCTATGCCGGGCTGCCCAAAATCTTCATCACACTGCTAAGCATCATCCTGCTCTGGGCGGGGGTCGGCGTCGACAACTTCGACATCAAGAACCCGGTCGGTACGAACCTCGGCTACTATCTCACCGATTCACCCAAGTGGCTGCAGAGCTTTGGCTCTTACTTCGACATCTTCAGCCTGTGGATGCTGGCGCTGATGATTATCGGGCTCGCGGTGATCGGCAAGAAAACCAAGGGACAGACCGCGATCATCGTACTCGGCTGGTGGGCGCTTATCCTGCTCGTCAGCGTTGGCTGGGCCGCCGTGATGGGCTAG
- the iscX gene encoding Fe-S cluster assembly protein IscX produces MPREIEWTDTEEIGIQLQEMYPDTDPYSIRFTDLHKWVVQLPGFVGDPMKSNEGLLEAIQTAWHEEYEDAKNA; encoded by the coding sequence ATGCCCCGCGAAATTGAATGGACGGACACCGAAGAGATCGGTATCCAGCTGCAGGAGATGTATCCCGACACCGACCCCTACTCCATCCGCTTCACCGACCTGCATAAATGGGTGGTGCAGCTTCCCGGCTTCGTCGGCGATCCCATGAAGTCCAACGAAGGCCTGCTCGAAGCCATCCAGACGGCCTGGCACGAGGAGTACGAGGACGCGAAGAACGCGTAG
- a CDS encoding lipid II flippase MurJ, whose protein sequence is MSKPVSTSGAELAAARELEVAPDLLDPALGPQQQAIAESPARPGRGKHTHTVASAALLLMASNLLSGLLGLLRTKYINHVFGAGAATDAYNAAFQLPDMISYFLVGGVGSATLVTMLTRFRERGDERGEDETLSAVLNAMLIVLVVAVLIAELLAPVYTRVAFPRFDPERAALCTSLTRLLLPAQIFFFAGGVFSARLLARKIFIYQAISPLIYTLGIIVGAFLFSSKIGVYSLPVGVLAGVMLGPGLLSIVGAFRTGLKYTPGWTLSHPAFREWLRLNLPLMLGFTVGMADKWILAYFASADVGGISRLTVAKSLFNAPLTVVGAAAGAASLPFFASLYAQGKSWEFSSSVARSVSRLMAFGTLLGAWMIALAPWLLDLFRGGGFHRKDASETALYFVVFSVTLGIWSAQGIYARAFYAAGNARTPLIAGSIITVISLPVYWLLFKTHGTLGLSIASDLGMTSYTVVLAALLHRKRLVSLGHVEWWELLRTLLASAATLGAINLVTHNMSRPHSHLDDVGVVLAGTVVWVVVGFGVLVAAKSKLPRQILRRGKA, encoded by the coding sequence ATGTCCAAGCCTGTTTCAACTTCGGGAGCCGAGTTAGCCGCTGCGCGAGAGCTGGAAGTCGCCCCTGACCTTCTCGACCCTGCGTTGGGGCCGCAACAGCAAGCCATTGCGGAGAGTCCTGCCCGGCCAGGCCGGGGAAAGCATACGCATACGGTGGCCTCGGCCGCGTTGCTGCTGATGGCTTCCAACCTGCTTTCTGGTCTGCTGGGGCTGCTGCGCACGAAGTACATCAACCACGTCTTCGGCGCGGGCGCGGCGACGGACGCCTACAACGCCGCGTTCCAGTTGCCGGACATGATCAGCTACTTCCTCGTGGGTGGCGTCGGTTCGGCCACGCTGGTCACCATGCTCACGCGCTTTCGCGAGCGCGGCGATGAGCGTGGCGAAGACGAAACTCTTTCGGCCGTTTTGAACGCGATGCTGATCGTGCTGGTGGTAGCGGTTTTGATCGCTGAGCTGCTGGCGCCTGTGTACACACGGGTTGCGTTTCCGCGCTTTGATCCTGAGCGGGCAGCGCTTTGCACGTCGCTGACGAGACTGCTCCTGCCCGCGCAGATCTTCTTCTTTGCGGGCGGAGTCTTCAGCGCTCGCCTGCTGGCGCGAAAGATCTTCATCTACCAGGCAATCAGTCCTCTGATCTACACGCTGGGCATCATCGTCGGCGCGTTTCTCTTCTCTTCGAAGATCGGCGTGTACTCGCTACCGGTGGGCGTGCTGGCGGGCGTGATGCTTGGCCCGGGGCTGCTTTCGATCGTCGGCGCGTTCCGCACGGGCTTGAAGTACACGCCCGGCTGGACGCTGTCGCACCCTGCGTTCCGCGAGTGGCTCCGGCTGAACCTGCCGCTCATGCTCGGCTTTACCGTAGGCATGGCGGACAAGTGGATTCTCGCGTACTTTGCCTCGGCGGACGTCGGCGGCATCTCTCGGCTGACGGTTGCGAAGAGCCTCTTCAACGCTCCGCTGACCGTGGTCGGCGCGGCTGCCGGCGCAGCGTCGCTGCCGTTCTTTGCAAGTCTCTACGCCCAGGGCAAGTCGTGGGAGTTTTCGTCGTCAGTGGCCCGCTCGGTATCGCGGCTCATGGCGTTTGGAACGCTGCTCGGCGCGTGGATGATCGCGCTCGCGCCGTGGCTGCTGGACCTCTTCCGCGGTGGTGGTTTCCATCGCAAGGATGCTTCGGAGACTGCGCTCTACTTCGTTGTCTTCTCGGTGACACTGGGGATCTGGTCGGCCCAGGGCATCTACGCCCGCGCCTTCTACGCGGCCGGTAACGCCCGCACTCCACTGATCGCGGGCTCGATCATCACGGTGATCAGCCTGCCGGTGTACTGGCTGCTCTTCAAGACGCACGGCACGCTGGGACTCTCCATCGCCAGCGATCTTGGCATGACGTCGTACACCGTCGTGTTGGCAGCTCTGCTGCATCGCAAGCGACTGGTTTCGCTCGGGCACGTGGAGTGGTGGGAGCTTCTGCGGACGCTGCTGGCCTCCGCCGCGACTCTCGGAGCAATCAACCTGGTGACGCACAATATGTCGCGCCCACACTCGCACCTGGATGACGTCGGCGTCGTGCTTGCGGGTACGGTCGTCTGGGTTGTAGTGGGCTTCGGTGTCCTGGTTGCCGCCAAAAGCAAATTGCCGCGGCAGATACTGCGCCGCGGCAAAGCTTAG
- a CDS encoding FtsX-like permease family protein — MNKLIVGNLIHRPLRSVISALAVAIEVVMILSISGVMFGILDNSRMGTTGIGGDMLTHPGASTALMNTSAASADVRIANVLRALPHVQVVAPINIKLTMGASLENIYGIDYASFNDLRPFVFKSGGPFQQPFDMIVDDLQAASGKGLKVGDTVKALNHQFRVCGIVEHGKGARKFIQLTTMDSLDGSTGKASAFYIKTEDAPKYQNAVRKELLATDGLQGWSVQTLDELLSSLTPERMPGFNIALRVVIGIAIVIGFLVIFQSMYTAVMERTREIGILKSMGSSKFDIVSVVLRETGLLAVVGVVLGIAGTYILRSVLHARFPTQSFSITPGWVSAAVCIALSGALLGALYPAWKAARKDPIDALSYE; from the coding sequence ATGAACAAGCTTATTGTCGGCAATCTCATCCACCGTCCCCTGCGCTCTGTTATCAGTGCCCTCGCCGTCGCGATTGAAGTTGTGATGATCCTTTCGATCTCCGGCGTGATGTTCGGCATCCTGGACAACTCGCGCATGGGCACCACGGGCATCGGCGGCGATATGCTGACGCACCCCGGTGCCTCCACCGCGCTGATGAATACGTCCGCAGCCTCTGCGGACGTTCGTATCGCCAACGTGCTGCGCGCCCTGCCGCATGTGCAGGTCGTCGCACCGATCAACATCAAGCTGACAATGGGTGCTTCGCTCGAGAACATCTACGGCATCGACTATGCGAGCTTCAACGACCTGCGGCCGTTCGTCTTCAAGTCAGGCGGCCCGTTCCAGCAGCCCTTTGACATGATCGTCGACGACCTGCAGGCGGCCAGCGGCAAGGGCCTGAAGGTGGGCGATACCGTCAAGGCGCTCAACCATCAGTTCCGCGTTTGCGGCATTGTCGAGCACGGCAAGGGCGCGCGCAAGTTCATACAGCTGACCACCATGGACTCGCTCGACGGCAGCACCGGCAAGGCTTCAGCGTTCTATATCAAGACAGAAGACGCGCCGAAGTACCAGAACGCTGTACGCAAGGAGCTGCTAGCCACCGATGGACTGCAGGGCTGGAGCGTTCAAACGCTGGACGAGCTGCTTTCCTCACTGACCCCTGAGCGTATGCCGGGCTTCAACATCGCACTGCGCGTGGTGATCGGCATCGCCATCGTCATCGGCTTCCTCGTGATCTTCCAGTCGATGTACACGGCCGTTATGGAGCGCACGAGAGAGATCGGCATCCTGAAGTCGATGGGTTCCAGCAAGTTCGACATTGTCTCCGTCGTCCTGCGCGAGACGGGGCTTTTAGCTGTGGTTGGCGTGGTGCTGGGAATCGCCGGAACATATATTCTGCGCTCGGTGTTGCATGCACGCTTCCCCACCCAGAGCTTCTCGATCACTCCGGGATGGGTCTCAGCAGCCGTTTGCATTGCACTTTCGGGCGCGCTACTCGGAGCACTCTACCCGGCGTGGAAGGCCGCTCGTAAAGATCCTATCGACGCGCTCTCCTACGAATAA
- a CDS encoding helix-turn-helix domain-containing protein, translating to MEFGPHLREERERLGVPLSAVADGTKFSLRHLEALENGDGAALPGGVFNRGLVQSYCRYLGIDESQWLNRLSETQPEREPQEFAEFAEAIKRNRVRETPLVERRWAGVLLMLVALCAMGWAAWHFVIQPRVGHLASPLPPQATVPASNS from the coding sequence GTGGAGTTTGGACCCCATCTAAGAGAAGAGCGAGAGCGGCTGGGAGTGCCTTTGTCTGCCGTGGCAGACGGCACGAAGTTCTCTCTGCGTCATCTGGAAGCTCTGGAGAATGGAGACGGGGCTGCCCTGCCGGGCGGCGTCTTCAATCGCGGCCTGGTGCAAAGCTACTGCCGCTATCTTGGCATCGACGAAAGCCAATGGTTGAACCGCCTCTCCGAAACTCAGCCTGAGCGAGAGCCGCAGGAGTTTGCCGAGTTCGCTGAGGCGATCAAACGCAACCGTGTACGGGAAACGCCTCTGGTGGAACGCCGCTGGGCGGGTGTTTTGTTGATGCTGGTAGCCCTTTGCGCTATGGGCTGGGCGGCGTGGCACTTCGTCATCCAGCCACGGGTAGGCCATTTGGCCTCGCCGCTACCGCCGCAGGCGACCGTTCCAGCTTCGAACTCATAA
- the metK gene encoding methionine adenosyltransferase, which produces MSTTDRFLFTSESVTEGHPDKIADQISDAILDACLAEDPYSRVACETLTCTGLVVVAGEITTKAHLDIQTLVRSTVKEIGYDDALKGFDSNTCAVISAINTQSPDIAQGVDTGGAGDQGMMFGYATNETPELMPTPISLAHKLAAKLSEVRKSGLMGYLRPDGKSQVTVEYSADHKPVRVDAVVISSQHAEEIGNDQIHADIMEHVIQAVIPAELLDADTKYHINPTGRFVIGGPMGDSGLTGRKIIVDTYGGMGRHGGGAFSGKDSTKVDRSAAYMARYIAKNIVAAGLADRAEVQLAYAIGVVEPVSIRIDTFGTGKASESRLIELVRENFKLTPKGIIESLNLRRPVFKKTAAYGHFGRTGESFTWEATDKAEALKAGAQAELAAK; this is translated from the coding sequence TTGTCTACCACTGACCGTTTCCTGTTTACCAGCGAGTCCGTGACCGAAGGTCACCCGGACAAAATTGCCGATCAGATTTCTGATGCCATCCTCGACGCCTGCCTTGCGGAAGATCCGTACTCGCGCGTTGCGTGCGAAACGTTGACCTGCACAGGCCTCGTAGTCGTTGCCGGCGAAATCACCACCAAGGCACATCTCGATATCCAGACGCTGGTCCGCTCGACGGTGAAGGAGATCGGTTACGACGACGCGCTCAAGGGTTTTGATTCCAACACCTGCGCCGTCATTTCGGCCATCAACACCCAGTCGCCTGACATCGCTCAGGGCGTGGATACCGGCGGAGCCGGCGACCAGGGCATGATGTTCGGCTATGCCACCAACGAGACCCCCGAGCTGATGCCGACGCCGATCTCGCTGGCGCACAAGCTCGCAGCCAAGCTCTCGGAAGTCCGCAAGTCGGGCCTCATGGGCTACCTCCGTCCCGACGGCAAGTCGCAGGTCACGGTGGAGTACAGCGCCGACCACAAGCCGGTTCGTGTGGACGCAGTCGTCATCTCCTCGCAGCACGCGGAAGAGATTGGCAACGACCAGATTCACGCGGACATCATGGAGCACGTTATCCAGGCCGTCATCCCGGCTGAGCTGCTTGATGCTGACACCAAGTACCACATCAACCCGACGGGCCGCTTCGTTATCGGCGGACCGATGGGCGACTCCGGCCTGACCGGACGCAAGATCATCGTGGACACCTACGGTGGCATGGGCCGTCACGGCGGCGGAGCGTTCTCGGGCAAGGATTCGACCAAGGTCGACCGTTCGGCTGCGTACATGGCGCGCTACATTGCCAAGAACATCGTGGCCGCTGGCCTCGCGGATCGCGCCGAAGTGCAGCTTGCTTACGCGATCGGTGTGGTTGAGCCGGTTTCGATCCGCATTGACACCTTCGGTACGGGCAAGGCTTCTGAGTCGCGCCTGATCGAGCTGGTTCGCGAGAACTTCAAGCTCACGCCGAAGGGCATCATCGAGAGCCTCAACCTGCGTCGCCCGGTCTTCAAGAAGACCGCAGCGTACGGCCACTTCGGCCGTACCGGAGAATCCTTCACCTGGGAAGCGACCGACAAGGCCGAAGCCCTGAAGGCTGGCGCACAGGCTGAACTCGCTGCCAAGTAA